In bacterium, the sequence TTTGTCAACGTGAAGACGATAAAGTTATTGATTCCAGGGAGACCAGCAATAAGACTTCTATCCGGCGACGAAGAGAGTGTCTTGTCTGTGGAGAGCGTTTTACGACTTATGAACGTATTGAGCAAATGCCTTACGTAGTTATTAAAAAGAATGGCGAAAAGGAGCCTTTTGATCGAAACAAGTTGATTGAGGGTATCTTAACCGCATGTAAAAATAGACCGGTAGACAGAGAAACCATCGA encodes:
- the nrdR gene encoding transcriptional regulator NrdR: MRCPFCQREDDKVIDSRETSNKTSIRRRRECLVCGERFTTYERIEQMPYVVIKKNGEKEPFDRNKLIEGILTACKNRPVDRETIDELATKVQGQVYNDGNRREIPTRDLGRTVLEHLQQIDKVAYLRFVSVHQEFQDANQFVEVIRTISPEAGA